The DNA sequence TATTTTATTAATGAGATTAATTTGTGGATTTTCTATAATTAGATGATTTTAACATGTTCTAAATAGATTGTAGGAGATTATATATGTCGCATGAACAAACACTTTCAATTATTAAACCAGATGCTGTTGCAAGTAATAAAATTGGAGAGATTTTTTCCTATTTTGAAAAAGCTGGATTAGAAATTGTAGGGATTAAAATGCAACGTCTTACTGCAGAACAAGCAAAAGCTTTTTATGCAGTACATGCTCATCGACCTTTTTTCCAGGAATTGATTCAATTTATGACAGAAGGCCCCATTGTAGCATTTGTAGTAGAAGGCGAAAATGCTATTAATCGTACACGCGAACTTATGGGAGCTACAAATCCTAAAGAAGCAACGCCTGGAACTATTAGAAGAGATTTTGGCTCTTCTATAGAACGCAATGCCATTCACGGTTCTGATACTTCAGAGAATGCAAAAACAGAGATTTCTTTCTTCTTTCAACCACAAGCAATTTTTATCCATTAATGGTATAAAAAAGGCTTTTTCTTCAAAAAGCCTTTAGTCTCAATTAATGATGGTGGCCACCTCCATGCCCTCTATGGTAATGGCCGCCTCCATGTCCATGATAATGGTGCCAGTTATCTTCATTATCAAACCATATTCCATTATAATAACCAGGGCCATTCCAATAATAATACCCTTCATCATTATCGTAGTAATAATATCCACTATCGGGTGGTGAATCTATATTTACATCCACTCCACTCATTAGAGGGTTTACCCAGACAAATAGCATAAAAATGAAACCAATAATTCGCATAATTACTCCTATATCGCTCTCATCTGAACTGTAAAAAAATAAATAAATATTTTAAATAGTAAATACATATTTTTCAGAAAAATCACTGTGTTTAAAAATCACATAAAATACAGAAAATATTTTATATTAAAAACTTTTATAAATAGAATGTCTCAACTTTATAATTAACTTAAGATAACAACTCTCACGAGCTGAATTTACGGCAACTATTACAAATAATTATTTATCAAGACCTACGGAATCACAAAAAAAAACAAGAATCTTCTTCTAAAAAACTAAAAAGAAAAACCATAGATTATCTTAACCAACCTAAAGCTAAAAAAGCTCTCGTATTAAACCCAAGTCCATCCTCTTCAGAAAATAGCATAACAATGTCTTCTAGTTTCAAAAAAAAGCTTAGAGATGCTATAAATCAAATTTATAAGAAAGCAAACGCACTATCCTTCGAGAAAATACAAAGACACTATGCTAATCAATTAAATATAGATCTTCAAGAAGTTAAAAATATCTATATAGCTGTTTCTACCCATTGCTCAACTGCCAATGAATCCTCTGTAGTAGAAACTAAAATATCTTTTTCAATAAAACGCAGTATAACAATTGACTCTGAATTAAAAAAAATCTTGCAAAGGCTATAAATCGAAACTTTGATAAAATACAAACATATTATGCTAATCAACTTAAAGTAGATCTTCAAGAGATTAAAAAAAATCCACTTTGCTATTTCGACCAATTATCCAAGTGCTAATGACACTTCTGAAATAAAACAAAAAAACTCAATGATCTAATATAAAGGTCACAGGACCATCATTGATCAGGTGCAACTTCATATCTGCACCGAATATTCCTGTTTGTACAGACAACAAGTTCTGCATCTGATCTATAAACGCTTCATATAGAGATTTAGCAACATCTGGACAAGCTGCTTGAAGAAAACTAGGCCTTCTACCAGATATACAATCTGCGTATAGAGTAAATTGTGAAATAATTAATAGCTCTAGTTTTAGATCAACTAGAGAGAAATCCATTTTACCCTGAGCATTAGGAAATATCCTAAGCTGTGAGAGTTTTTTAACAAGATAGGGGACTTTCTTGTGTGTATCTTGATTGTTAATACCTAATAAAGCAACAGCTCCTTGGTCAATGGCTCCTACTTGCTTAAAATTTACAAAAACCTGTGCTTTTAAAACACGTTGAACTACAAGACGCATTATTGGATTCTTTTCTCTAATGCTTGTAGTTGGTGTAGCATATGAGGAGGAAGTTCTGAGCCAAATAAAGTAAAATAACGATGCATCTCTTTTATCTCTTGACGCCACTGTGTAACATGAATGGCAAAGAGTTGCTTTAATTGATCAGAGGTCAGAGATAACCCGGAGATATCCAAAGAGTCTTCTTTAGGAAGATTGCCAATAGCAGAAGTTTGAAAATTATCGTTTTGGTCCACTCTTTCAAAAATCCATTTTAATACACGAATATTATCTCCAAAGCCTGGCCAAATATATTTACCCTTATCATCTTTTAAAAACCAATTCACATGGAAAATTTTAGGCAAAGCTACACTATTTTTCTCTATGCTTAGCCAATGATTGAAATAGTCTGCCATATTATAACCACAAAAGGGGAGCATAGCAAAAGGGTCATGACGCAACTTACCTATCTCCCCACTAGCTGCTGCTGTCATTTCAGAAGACATACATGCTCCTAAAAAAACTCCATGAGTCCAATCAAAAGCTTCATAGACCAAAGGCACGGTATTCGAACGCCTACCACCAAAAATAATTGCAGATATGGGAACTCCTTCTGGATTTTCCCAGCTAGGGTCAATCACAGGACATTGCTTGGCGGAGACTGTAAAACGTGCATTAGGATGAGCTGCGAAATGCTTAGAATTAGGAGTCCAAGGATTTCCTTGCCAATCTGTCAATTGAGAAGGAGGTTGCTGTGTCATTCCTTCCCACCATACATCTTTATCTTCTGTCAATGCAACATTTGTGAAAATGGTATCATGTGTGAAAGTATTCATTGCGTTGGGATTGGAAGTAAAAGAAGTCCCAGGTGCAACTCCAAAAAAACCAGCCTCTGGATTAATTGCGTAAAGCTTTTGATCTCTTATATGCAACCAAGCAATATCATCTCCTACACATTCAATTTTCCAGTCAGGAAGGCTTGGCAATAGCATAGCTAAATTAGTTTTTCCACAAGCACTGGGAAATGCAGCTGCGAAATATTTTTTTATTCCCTCTGGATTCGTAATTGCAAGGATTAACATATGCTCTGCTAACCAGCCTTCATCTCGGCCCATAACAGATGCAATACGCAAAGCAAAGCTTTTTTTACCCAAAAGCGCATTACCACCATATCCACTTCCAAATGACCAAATGCTGCGCTCTTCTGGAAAATGTACAATGTATTTCTCATTAGAACAAGGCCAAGATACATCTTCTACATTATCTAAAAGAGGCATACCTACTGAATGCAAACAAGGCACAAATTCTGCATTAGCTAATTTATCAAGAATTTTCTCACCTACTCTTGTCATGATATGCATATTACATACCACATACTCTGAATCGGTGATTTGTACACCAATTCGGCTAAAATCAGAGTCTATTGGCCCCATGCTGAAAGGGATAACATACATGGTTCTTCCTTGCATAGAACCAAGAAACCGAGTTTTTAACAGAATCTTCATTTGTTCAGGATCTTTCCAATGATTGGTAGGACCTGCATCTTTTTCATGTAGAGAACAGATAAAGGTAGATTCTTCAGCACGAGCAACATCGTTAACAGAAGAATGGCACCAAAAACTATTAGGACGTTTTTCAGGATTTAATGGGACAAACAGGTTTTTTTCAACAAGAATCTGAGAGAGGTTGTGGTATTCTTCTGAACTGCCATTACATATATAAACTTGTTTTGGCTGACAGAGTTCTTTAATCTCCTCAATCCAATGAATAAGTCTTTGATTGCTTGTCCAATTTTGGTTAAAATTAGACATAGCTTGTATTCCGCTTTAATTCCTTCAAGTAACTGATCTACGCTTTTTAAATTTATCTAAATATTCTAATGCTTTTCCTGTCCCTAAACAAACGGCTAAAAGCGGATTAGGAGCTACGATTACAGGAAGGCCTGTTTCTTTAATTAAAGATTTATCAAATCCTTTAATTAAAGCACCTCCTCCTGCTAACACCATACCTCTTTCTACTAAATCTGCAGCTAATTCAGGAGGGCATTGTTCAAGTGTCAATTTTACACATTCAACGATTTGTTGAATAGGTTCTGCTAAGCATTCTCGAATTTCTACTGAATTAATCCTTTTTGTAACAGGAAGGCCTGCTACTTGATCTCGGCCACGTACTTCCATTTCAAGTTCATGTTCTCCTAAAGGATAAGCAGAGCCAATGGTAACCTTAATTTCCTCAGCTGTTCTTGGACCAATCATCAAATTGTAAGTACGACGCATATAATTGACGATGCATTCATCAAATTCATCCCCTGCAATTCTTAAAGAACGAGATTCAACAATTCCTCCAAGAGAGAGAATGGCAATTTCGGTTGTTCCTCCACCTACGTCAATAATCATATTTGCAACAGGCTCATGAACAGGAAGATCTACACCAATAGCAGCTGCCATCGGCTCTTCAATTAAAATGACTTCTTGAGCCCCAGCACGCAAGGCAGAATCTTCAACAGCACGTTTTTCTACTCCTGTAATACCAGAAGGAACTGCAATCAAAATCTTAGGACGGAAAAAACTACGCGCAGGAGTTACTTGCTTAATTAAGGCTTTTAACATCCCCTCTGCAATTTCAAAGTCAGCAATAACACCATCTTTCATGGGCCGAACCGCATGTATTTTACGCGGTGTTTTTCCTAACATATCTTTTGCTCTACGCCCCACAGCTAAGACTTCATTATTTGTAGAATCAACAGCTACAACAGAGGGTTCAGCTAATACAATTCCTTTTCCACGCACATATACAAGAGTATTTGCTGTTCCTAAATCAATTCCAATGTCACTAGAAAAAAGACCAGAAACATTGGTAAATCTATTTATAAATTTACCAGAAGTTGTTTTGAAAACCGTTTTAAGTGAACCAGAATTTGCTTTAGCCATATCTTTGATTTTTTTTACGTCTTTAAAAGCTCTAATACATCTTCCCAGGTGAGCTTTGCTATCACCTCATCATCGCAACTTACAACTTTCTTGACCAATCCTTTTTTTCTTCTCTGCATTTCTGCTATTTTTTCTTCAATGGTATCAAGCGCAATGAGCTTATAGGCTGAAACCGACTGCTTTTGCCCTAATCTATGTACTCTATCTGTTGCTTGGTTCTCCAAAGCTGGGTTCCACCACATATCGTAATGAATGACAGTATCAGCTCCTACGAGATTTAAACCTGTTCCACCTGCTTTTAAAGAGACTAAAAACACAGAAATGGAAAGATCCTCATTGAACTTCTTAACAACTTCTAGGCGATTCTTACTAGACCCGTCCAAGTATACGAAACGAATCCCTTTTGCTTCAAAGTCCTCTCTCATAATCTGTAACATACGTGTGTATTGAGAAAAGATCACGGTTTTGTGCTTACCTTCTACTAGTGTTTGTAAGAGATCAAGCAGCATATCATATTTAGCAGAATCGCCAGGTTCTGCTTTTTCTTTTGCAAAAATCGCAGGATGACAACAGATCTGCTTTAGCCTAGTAAGGGTTGCCAGAACATGGATTTGTACTCGATCAAAACCATCTCTTTCTACCAACTTCACTAATTCATCACGAGCAGATTGTGCATAAGATCGATAGAGTTGCTGCTGCAGCTCTGAGAGTTGACAGTGGTAAATAATCTCTGAGACAGGCGGTAGATCATCTAATACATCGCATTTCATCCTTCGTAAGATAAAAGGAGCCACTTTTTTGCGTAAATACTCCAAATTTTTAGCTTGTTCTTTACCTGAAACACGGATGTATTTTTCTACAAACCTATCATAGGTTCCTAAAAATCCAGGCATTAAGAAATCAAATAAGCTCCAAAGTTCTTCCAAAGAGTTTTCAATTGGTGTTCCTGATAAAATTAATCTGTGATCTGCTGATACCATTTTAACCGATTTGGCATTTCGAGTGCCCCGGTTCTTAATATGTTGTGCTTCATCTAAGATCAGATAAGAAAAACTAGCAACTTTATAATGCTCAATATCTTTTTGTAATAAGGTATAAGAAGTAATAATAATATCACACTGATCTAACTGTCCAATCAATTTTTTCCGATTATTGGGAGCTCCATCGACTACAACAGCTTTCATTTTAGGATTAAACTTGGATACTTCTTCTTTCCAATTATACAGTAGAGAAGTTGGACAAATAATAAGAGAGGTTCGAGGGCTTTTTGTTAAATGCTGTGTCAAAGCAACAATGGCTTGCAGGGTTTTACCAAGACCCATGTCATCAGCAAGAATTCCATTTAAAAACATAGTTCTAAGCCTTTCTAACCAATGTACTCCCTCTAGTTGATAAGCGCGCAATGTAGCTTTTACAGAAGCTGGCACATCAGAAAAGATCAATTGCTTTTCACCAATCATCTGTTTGCGGATTTCTACTAGTTGCTCCGTCATGGAAAATTCTATAGGTAAACCTTCAAATTGAGATCCATCAATATTAGCTAAGCTCCAAAGAGGTCTTTCCAGTGTGTGGTTCTCAAGAACCTCTATACCCATTTCGTCAAATAACTGCACAACTGCATAGAGTCGATCTAAATCTAAAACTAAGATTTTAGGAATTTTATGACCTTCACTCCCTTTTTTCACACGACATTTAGGGGAATCAAGTTCGATAAAAGATTTTCTAGACCCTACACATTCCCAAAGTTGATCGAGTTTAATCCCATTAAGAGCACCATTAACTCTTAATGCAATCATATAAGTACCAATTCGATCTGTGTGAGACAAATCGATGACAAATTGTGTTTGATCGTAGATAAATTGATCGAGTAAATTCTGTGGACAATTAAATTGCACTCTCTGTTGATACCTAGGGATAATATCTGTCATAAACTCGACAATCTTTTTCTCAGATTTTGAGATATACATCCCAGTATCGGGCTTAAAAAGAAAATCTTGAAATAAATCTTCAATGATTTCTCTCTCTTCTACTAAATTACGAGCCAAAATCCCTTGCTCCGAAACAAAGCAATTCACTCCTTTAAAAGTAAGTTGTGAGACTGCAACAGGAACTTTATGTCCATCGTAATTGAAATGTAAACTAGCTTCTAGCTCTCCATCCAAATAAGAAATATCACAAGTCGCTTCCAAATTACCTACAAATGGCAAAGTAACAAAATCTTGTAGAGCTTCTTGATTAGCAATTTCTGCATAACGAGCCATTTGCGGTAGTGCGTTTTCCACAAAAGTCCCAAATAACGGAGCCGGAATTGTCATATCCCGAATTTGTTTTAAGTTACGTAAATGCAATCTTGTAATAGATTCAGGGAATCGGTAATAGACATTTTTATAAATCATTCCTGGTTTTGCACATTCAAAAAATCGAGATTCTTCCAACCCAATTGCATGATCTGCAACAAGAATGCGTGGATCGATTAAAATCTTAGAGGTAGGAGGAAGAATATATTGTAGGCAAAAGCGTAGCTGCGCTTGTGCTGGAGAAAAGCGTAAAGGCATTTCCATGGTAGCTTCATAGATTCCTGGCAAAAGAGGGGCTTCGTCTTCTTGTGACAATAAGCCAGATTTAGCCATTTTCTGCATGGCTATTTCATATGCTTTTGCCAAAATCATACCAAAGGTTTCTAAATCCAAATAAGCAATTCTTTGTGCTCTTTCTGTATGATTGTTTTCATAAAAACGTGCTTGATCACGTATAATTTGCACAATCTCTTGCTGCATTGCATCAAATGATTGCAAAGAGAAACAATAATTTTTTCCAGCAATGCAAATGATCTCTTCATAACGCAGTCTTTCTAAAAAGAGCCTTGCATTTGGTACGTATAAGGGCTTGGAGCGATAAGGAAGGCGCAGAGCAATCTGCATCTCTATAATCTTATTGTCTTCTTCTAAAATAGGATTAAAAATAAGAGCAAAATCTGCTTTATCTAACTCTTGTTTTTGATAAGACCTAAAAAAGGGTGATACAGCAAGATGTCCAGAAGCCACCGTATATTCTTGTAGAACCTGCTTTTGATGTTGTTCTTCTTGTTGTTGGAAAATTTTGCTTTCTGCTTGTTTAATTTTCTCTAATAATTGCTCTTGTTCTACTTTGTCGATTCCAATTGTTGCTCCTAATTGCTTCAAATTATTTTCTTTGGAAAAAGCAACCAAAATAGAATCGAGATTCTCTTCTAAATAAAAAATAAGTGCCGCTAGATGCTGACAATCATAATTGTAAGGACAGTCGCAATTAGAGTCTCTAGTTTCACATTCTAATCGATCAATTTCAATCTCGCTTTCATAACAATTATCATATTGTCCCATCACCTTAGCGGAAATTCGCATTGTCTTTGCGTCTAAATGTAAGAGCTTAGCTGATACAACTTTTTGCTTATCGTAAAGCTCACGCCCTTCTTTCACAATTGCAGAAGAAAAATCCTGCTTTAATTTTCGAAAATTCAACATAAGTAGTGCAATTGATTAATGATTCCTAAAATCTAACCGAATCTAGTTTATTATTTTAATATAAAACTTTTTTTATGTATGTAAATCCATTCGGGTTTTCCATGCTTTTACCCTTTTCTTTTAACCTATGCAAGAAAAATTGCGGTTAATCTTTAAGATTTGCCAAAATGCACATATCGTATTCCTTGTGTATTATACAAGGGGACAAAGAATAAAAAGAGCGATTTCCATCCTTATCCCTCACATTTCTTTAAACAAATCTTCAAGAATAACCTGTTTATTACAATCTCTTCAAAGTACATTGTCTTTTAAAGACTTGCATTTTTTTAAGAGGTTTTGAGCATATATTTTACCAAATGCAAAAAGATGATCAGAATATCTGAATTTAGACTTTATAATGTACATAAGTCACTTATAATTAATGATATATATTTATTTAACACATAAACAACTAATAAATAGAGTATTAGATACAAATAATAACAAAACATATTAATTAAAGTATTTTATTTGAGTTAATTAACAATAAATAAATATTAATCCTGTAAAATAGATGTAAATAGGAGATATAAGCATATGACTATCCATAATAATGCATCTTATACTACTAATAGTATTGTTGACTCTAAAGCTCATCAAACCTCTTCTAGCATCAATAATCGGGTAGAAGAAGCAGCTTTTGATGTTCTATTTTCACAGAAAGAACCTACATCAGAGACAGAACAACTACGTTTTGAGCTAAATGAGTGTAAAAAAATAGGCTCTTCATATTATACAATAGTTACATGGAAGGGTAAAAGATACCGCATCACCGTACATGACAATAAGAAAAAGCTAGCTTGCTCAGAAGCAGATTGGCAGCGAGTAGAGCATCAAATCATTAAAGTATTAGATAAAGTTCAAAACAGCAAACATTTTTTTAGAGGAGCTCTGCAACTGCACGCTAAAACTAAAAATAAATGGAAAGTCACCTATGAAAATAACGCTCCTCATATAGAGCGCTCTGTAAACAAAAAAGTTATTAGAGATTTTAAAAAGTTATTTGAAAACCAGATCAAACCTACAAATATCCTACCTCCTTCACAACCCCCTAAAAAGCTGGAAAGCGCATCATATTCAAACCTCATTTATAGACCGACAAAAAAAGAAAAGCCTTTCTTCGAATTTACTAAAAAAATTATTGAAAAAATTAAAGATTATCTTCGCTCTATAAAATTGAATACAAATG is a window from the Candidatus Rhabdochlamydia porcellionis genome containing:
- the ndk gene encoding nucleoside-diphosphate kinase, whose amino-acid sequence is MSHEQTLSIIKPDAVASNKIGEIFSYFEKAGLEIVGIKMQRLTAEQAKAFYAVHAHRPFFQELIQFMTEGPIVAFVVEGENAINRTRELMGATNPKEATPGTIRRDFGSSIERNAIHGSDTSENAKTEISFFFQPQAIFIH
- a CDS encoding rod shape-determining protein, producing the protein MAKANSGSLKTVFKTTSGKFINRFTNVSGLFSSDIGIDLGTANTLVYVRGKGIVLAEPSVVAVDSTNNEVLAVGRRAKDMLGKTPRKIHAVRPMKDGVIADFEIAEGMLKALIKQVTPARSFFRPKILIAVPSGITGVEKRAVEDSALRAGAQEVILIEEPMAAAIGVDLPVHEPVANMIIDVGGGTTEIAILSLGGIVESRSLRIAGDEFDECIVNYMRRTYNLMIGPRTAEEIKVTIGSAYPLGEHELEMEVRGRDQVAGLPVTKRINSVEIRECLAEPIQQIVECVKLTLEQCPPELAADLVERGMVLAGGGALIKGFDKSLIKETGLPVIVAPNPLLAVCLGTGKALEYLDKFKKRRSVT
- a CDS encoding DEAD/DEAH box helicase, whose protein sequence is MLNFRKLKQDFSSAIVKEGRELYDKQKVVSAKLLHLDAKTMRISAKVMGQYDNCYESEIEIDRLECETRDSNCDCPYNYDCQHLAALIFYLEENLDSILVAFSKENNLKQLGATIGIDKVEQEQLLEKIKQAESKIFQQQEEQHQKQVLQEYTVASGHLAVSPFFRSYQKQELDKADFALIFNPILEEDNKIIEMQIALRLPYRSKPLYVPNARLFLERLRYEEIICIAGKNYCFSLQSFDAMQQEIVQIIRDQARFYENNHTERAQRIAYLDLETFGMILAKAYEIAMQKMAKSGLLSQEDEAPLLPGIYEATMEMPLRFSPAQAQLRFCLQYILPPTSKILIDPRILVADHAIGLEESRFFECAKPGMIYKNVYYRFPESITRLHLRNLKQIRDMTIPAPLFGTFVENALPQMARYAEIANQEALQDFVTLPFVGNLEATCDISYLDGELEASLHFNYDGHKVPVAVSQLTFKGVNCFVSEQGILARNLVEEREIIEDLFQDFLFKPDTGMYISKSEKKIVEFMTDIIPRYQQRVQFNCPQNLLDQFIYDQTQFVIDLSHTDRIGTYMIALRVNGALNGIKLDQLWECVGSRKSFIELDSPKCRVKKGSEGHKIPKILVLDLDRLYAVVQLFDEMGIEVLENHTLERPLWSLANIDGSQFEGLPIEFSMTEQLVEIRKQMIGEKQLIFSDVPASVKATLRAYQLEGVHWLERLRTMFLNGILADDMGLGKTLQAIVALTQHLTKSPRTSLIICPTSLLYNWKEEVSKFNPKMKAVVVDGAPNNRKKLIGQLDQCDIIITSYTLLQKDIEHYKVASFSYLILDEAQHIKNRGTRNAKSVKMVSADHRLILSGTPIENSLEELWSLFDFLMPGFLGTYDRFVEKYIRVSGKEQAKNLEYLRKKVAPFILRRMKCDVLDDLPPVSEIIYHCQLSELQQQLYRSYAQSARDELVKLVERDGFDRVQIHVLATLTRLKQICCHPAIFAKEKAEPGDSAKYDMLLDLLQTLVEGKHKTVIFSQYTRMLQIMREDFEAKGIRFVYLDGSSKNRLEVVKKFNEDLSISVFLVSLKAGGTGLNLVGADTVIHYDMWWNPALENQATDRVHRLGQKQSVSAYKLIALDTIEEKIAEMQRRKKGLVKKVVSCDDEVIAKLTWEDVLELLKT
- the dtd gene encoding D-aminoacyl-tRNA deacylase, translating into MRLVVQRVLKAQVFVNFKQVGAIDQGAVALLGINNQDTHKKVPYLVKKLSQLRIFPNAQGKMDFSLVDLKLELLIISQFTLYADCISGRRPSFLQAACPDVAKSLYEAFIDQMQNLLSVQTGIFGADMKLHLINDGPVTFILDH
- a CDS encoding phosphoenolpyruvate carboxykinase (GTP), which translates into the protein MSNFNQNWTSNQRLIHWIEEIKELCQPKQVYICNGSSEEYHNLSQILVEKNLFVPLNPEKRPNSFWCHSSVNDVARAEESTFICSLHEKDAGPTNHWKDPEQMKILLKTRFLGSMQGRTMYVIPFSMGPIDSDFSRIGVQITDSEYVVCNMHIMTRVGEKILDKLANAEFVPCLHSVGMPLLDNVEDVSWPCSNEKYIVHFPEERSIWSFGSGYGGNALLGKKSFALRIASVMGRDEGWLAEHMLILAITNPEGIKKYFAAAFPSACGKTNLAMLLPSLPDWKIECVGDDIAWLHIRDQKLYAINPEAGFFGVAPGTSFTSNPNAMNTFTHDTIFTNVALTEDKDVWWEGMTQQPPSQLTDWQGNPWTPNSKHFAAHPNARFTVSAKQCPVIDPSWENPEGVPISAIIFGGRRSNTVPLVYEAFDWTHGVFLGACMSSEMTAAASGEIGKLRHDPFAMLPFCGYNMADYFNHWLSIEKNSVALPKIFHVNWFLKDDKGKYIWPGFGDNIRVLKWIFERVDQNDNFQTSAIGNLPKEDSLDISGLSLTSDQLKQLFAIHVTQWRQEIKEMHRYFTLFGSELPPHMLHQLQALEKRIQ